One segment of Parafrankia discariae DNA contains the following:
- a CDS encoding ABC transporter substrate-binding protein yields the protein MRLGGLTRRLSVAAVATLAVTITGCSGTGGGDSPAACNSPGVTSDQVKIGFVYSDSGPGSSSLSSARAGLDARIGLANQEGGIHGRRIVYEWRDDGSSSTENARATQDLVRNQSVFGLVTATASLGDSLENLQKEGVPVSGLTQPAWARYQNLFSFLYDVSPEATGRYIKAAGGTKVAYLVSAASPFTMQTIERYKSAFASVQLPSADVIPFAQATDSPTQVAQRLSAIGADALVGFSTPQDLAEVLQAARASNVNLAATISLTGYDRSVLHTLGPALAGVSFSVNFKPFEVGDAAIQRYRDAMTRFAPETTVPEQQFAMYAYLYTDLFLRGLDLAGDCPTREAFISGLRKVTDYDAGGLISPVNIGTNATQPLRCNAFVRINQAGNEFEVTNSGLCADGSSTS from the coding sequence GTGCGCTTAGGCGGATTGACAAGACGACTCAGCGTGGCGGCGGTCGCGACCCTCGCTGTCACCATCACCGGGTGCTCAGGCACGGGCGGCGGCGATTCGCCAGCCGCCTGCAACAGCCCGGGCGTGACGTCCGACCAGGTGAAGATCGGCTTCGTGTACTCCGACTCGGGCCCCGGGAGCAGTTCGCTCTCCTCGGCCCGCGCCGGGCTCGACGCCCGGATCGGACTGGCCAACCAGGAGGGCGGGATCCACGGCCGGCGCATCGTCTACGAGTGGCGGGACGACGGCTCGTCGTCGACGGAGAACGCCCGGGCCACCCAGGACCTCGTCCGGAACCAGTCCGTGTTCGGACTCGTGACGGCCACCGCCTCGCTCGGCGACTCCCTGGAGAACCTCCAGAAGGAGGGCGTTCCCGTCTCGGGCCTCACCCAGCCGGCCTGGGCCAGGTACCAGAACCTGTTCTCGTTCCTGTACGACGTCTCCCCCGAGGCCACCGGCCGTTACATCAAGGCCGCCGGTGGGACGAAGGTCGCGTACCTGGTCTCCGCCGCGTCGCCCTTCACCATGCAGACCATCGAGCGGTACAAGAGCGCCTTCGCCTCGGTCCAGCTCCCGTCGGCCGACGTGATCCCCTTCGCGCAGGCGACCGACAGCCCGACGCAGGTGGCGCAGCGGCTGTCCGCGATCGGGGCCGACGCGCTGGTCGGATTCTCGACCCCGCAGGATCTCGCCGAAGTCCTGCAGGCCGCCCGGGCCTCGAACGTGAACCTGGCCGCGACCATTTCGCTCACCGGGTACGACCGCAGCGTGCTGCACACGCTCGGGCCGGCCCTCGCCGGGGTCTCGTTCTCGGTGAACTTCAAGCCGTTCGAGGTGGGTGACGCCGCCATCCAGCGCTACCGCGACGCCATGACCCGCTTCGCGCCCGAGACCACCGTTCCCGAGCAGCAGTTCGCGATGTACGCGTACCTGTACACCGACCTGTTCCTGCGTGGGCTCGACCTCGCCGGTGACTGCCCCACCAGGGAGGCGTTCATCAGCGGGCTGCGGAAGGTGACCGACTACGACGCCGGCGGCCTGATCTCACCGGTGAACATCGGCACCAACGCCACCCAGCCGCTGCGGTGCAACGCTTTCGTCCGGATCAACCAGGCCGGCAACGAGTTCGAGGTGACCAACTCGGGGCTCTGCGCCGACGGCTCCAGCACCTCCTGA
- a CDS encoding potassium-transporting ATPase subunit C — protein MSTRLPSWLRQHLAALRALLVLTVLLGLAYPLAILALAQIPGLNDRADGSFVTDAAGRRVGSALIGQSFTDADGNALARYFQSRPSAAGDGYDPTATSASNLGPEDVVDTPDDPATAEDEGRQSLLTQVCARSLAIGEREGVDGGRKYCTASGVGAVLAVYHAGPGFAGPVTRVVSANEPCPATPFLATHQGVAVTCRAPGDDIAAGARVLVRGDAPEAPAVPADAVTASGSGLDPGISPAYAELQVPRVARERGLPADRVRDLVGEHTAGRALGFIGERSVDVLELNLDLDALVPSGSR, from the coding sequence ATGTCAACTCGGCTTCCGTCCTGGCTGCGCCAGCACCTCGCGGCGCTGCGGGCCCTGCTCGTCCTCACCGTCCTGCTCGGGCTGGCCTACCCACTGGCGATCCTCGCCCTGGCCCAGATCCCCGGCCTCAACGACCGGGCGGACGGGTCCTTCGTCACCGACGCCGCCGGCCGGCGGGTCGGCTCCGCCCTCATCGGCCAGTCGTTCACCGACGCCGACGGCAACGCGCTGGCCCGGTACTTCCAGAGCCGGCCGTCCGCCGCCGGGGACGGCTACGACCCGACCGCGACGTCGGCGTCCAACCTCGGGCCCGAGGACGTCGTAGACACCCCCGACGACCCGGCCACCGCCGAGGACGAGGGCAGGCAGAGCCTGCTCACCCAGGTCTGCGCGCGCAGCCTGGCGATCGGCGAACGGGAGGGGGTCGACGGCGGCCGGAAGTACTGCACCGCGTCCGGGGTCGGGGCCGTCCTCGCCGTGTACCACGCCGGACCCGGCTTCGCCGGCCCGGTCACCCGGGTGGTGAGCGCCAACGAGCCCTGCCCCGCCACCCCGTTCCTCGCCACCCACCAGGGCGTGGCGGTCACCTGCCGCGCCCCCGGCGACGACATCGCCGCCGGTGCGCGGGTACTCGTCCGCGGCGACGCTCCCGAGGCCCCGGCCGTGCCCGCCGACGCGGTGACGGCCAGCGGCAGCGGCCTCGACCCAGGCATCAGCCCGGCCTACGCCGAGCTGCAGGTCCCCCGGGTCGCCCGCGAGCGTGGCCTGCCCGCCGACCGGGTCCGTGACCTCGTCGGCGAGCACACCGCCGGCCGGGCCCTGGGCTTCATCGGCGAGCGCAGCGTCGATGTCCTCGAACTGAACCTCGATCTCGACGCGCTCGTGCCGTCCGGGTCACGCTGA
- a CDS encoding MFS transporter produces the protein MTDLSTQAEPRAARARARTSPGRARAELGVVGFGALMVSMSQSLLVPVLPTLPAELNASASEVEWLLTSTLLVAAIAVPVFGRLGDMFGKRRLLLVALAMLVAGSLLAALTDNIALLIVGRSMQGVSTAVIPLGISLLSALLPRERAGSAIALISAMLGVGAAVSLPLAGLLADHFDFHILFWITFAGGAAALAGVFAIVPEAPNRRGGRIDFVGAALLSAALVALLLPLAESANWGWGSARVIGLLALAVVLLVVLGLAELRIREPLVDMRTLRRRPLVLTNLASLLFGFALFALLIGTSSYVQAPEASGYGFGSSMVVGGLVLLPGALGMLFLAPVSARLVALRGAGQTLALGAVIVAVGWLVRIAFAGSMPEIIVGTTVVGIGTGIGYAAMPSLINAHTPPEEIAAANGLNTLFRAIGSSLASAIGGSILVAETMTVGATELPSLAGYRELFGLCAGAAVAAAVAALAIPRHRAATPAP, from the coding sequence ATGACCGATCTGTCCACGCAGGCGGAGCCGCGCGCGGCGCGGGCCCGCGCCCGCACCTCACCGGGACGGGCGCGGGCCGAGCTCGGCGTCGTCGGGTTCGGCGCGCTCATGGTGTCCATGTCGCAGTCGCTGCTCGTGCCGGTGCTGCCGACGCTGCCCGCCGAGCTGAACGCCTCGGCCAGCGAGGTCGAGTGGCTGCTGACCTCGACGCTGCTCGTCGCCGCCATCGCGGTGCCGGTGTTCGGCCGGCTGGGCGACATGTTCGGCAAGCGCCGGCTGCTGCTGGTCGCCCTCGCCATGCTCGTCGCCGGCTCGCTGCTCGCCGCCCTGACCGACAACATCGCGCTGCTGATCGTCGGCCGTTCGATGCAGGGCGTGTCGACGGCGGTCATCCCGCTCGGGATCAGCCTGCTCAGCGCGCTGCTGCCGCGGGAGCGCGCCGGTTCGGCGATCGCCCTGATCAGCGCGATGCTCGGGGTGGGCGCCGCGGTGAGCCTGCCGCTGGCCGGCCTGCTCGCCGACCACTTCGACTTCCACATCCTGTTCTGGATCACCTTCGCCGGCGGTGCCGCCGCGCTCGCCGGCGTGTTCGCGATCGTGCCCGAGGCGCCCAACCGCCGCGGCGGCCGGATCGACTTCGTGGGGGCCGCGCTGCTGAGCGCCGCGCTGGTGGCGCTGCTGCTCCCGCTCGCCGAGTCCGCCAACTGGGGCTGGGGCTCCGCCCGGGTCATCGGCCTGCTGGCGCTGGCCGTGGTGCTGCTGGTGGTGCTGGGGCTGGCCGAGCTGCGCATCCGCGAGCCGCTGGTGGACATGCGGACCCTGCGCCGCCGCCCGCTCGTCCTGACGAACCTGGCCTCGCTGCTGTTCGGCTTCGCGCTGTTCGCGCTCCTGATCGGGACGTCGTCCTACGTGCAGGCACCCGAGGCGAGCGGGTACGGCTTCGGCTCCTCCATGGTCGTCGGCGGTCTCGTCCTGCTGCCCGGCGCGCTGGGGATGCTGTTCCTCGCCCCGGTCTCCGCCCGCCTGGTGGCGCTGCGCGGCGCCGGGCAGACCCTCGCCCTGGGCGCGGTCATCGTCGCCGTCGGCTGGCTGGTGCGGATCGCCTTCGCCGGGTCCATGCCGGAGATCATCGTGGGCACGACGGTGGTCGGCATCGGGACCGGCATCGGCTACGCGGCCATGCCGTCACTGATCAACGCGCACACCCCGCCGGAGGAGATCGCCGCGGCCAACGGCCTGAACACGCTGTTCCGGGCCATCGGCAGCTCGCTGGCCAGTGCCATCGGCGGGAGCATCCTGGTGGCGGAGACGATGACCGTCGGCGCGACCGAGCTGCCCTCCCTCGCCGGCTACCGGGAGCTGTTCGGCCTGTGCGCCGGGGCCGCGGTGGCGGCGGCGGTCGCCGCGCTGGCGATCCCGCGGCACCGGGCGGCCACGCCCGCCCCCTGA
- the kdpB gene encoding potassium-transporting ATPase subunit KdpB, translating into MSTTTIAARPGASESRPQPAAPRRVGGGLLDPGQLWKSLPSAVRKLDPRTLWHNPVMLIVEVGAAFTTVLAITDPSTFGWLITIWLWLTVIFANLAEAVAEGRGKAQAAALRRAKTDTVARRLVGWQAGRAVETATVEDVPAPRLAQNDIVVVEAGELIPGDGDIVEGIASVDESAITGESAPVIRESGGDRSSVTGGTRVLSDRIVVRITQKPGESFIDRMIALVEGANRRKTPNEIALNILLAALTVIFLLAVATLQPLAIYAKAQQPALPDSSTLTGDGITGIVLASLLVCLIPTTIGALLSAIGIAGMDRLVQRNVLAMSGRAVEAAGDVNTLLLDKTGTITLGNRQASAFIPVGEVRETELADAAQLSSLTDETPEGRSVVVFAKERYGLRERTPGELTHATFVHFTAQTRMSGVDLAPEPTHGAVPADMVPADMVPADMVPAGAAGGRRVRKGAASAVTRWVRENGGQVPAQVGEVVDGISASGGTPLVVGEVIDGPAGPAARVLGVIQLKDVVKSGMRERFDAMRRMGIRTVMITGDNPLTAKAIADEAGVDDFLAEATPEDKLALIRREQAGGKLVAMTGDGTNDAPALAQADVGVAMNTGTSAAKEAGNMVDLDSDPTKLIEIVEIGKQLLITRGALTTFSIANDVAKYFAIIPAMFAGVYTGLDRLNVMRLASPESAILSAVIFNALVIVALIPLALRGVRYTPASASKLLSRNLYVYGLGGIVVPFAGIKVIDLLVQFIPGVG; encoded by the coding sequence ATGAGTACGACCACCATCGCCGCCCGCCCGGGCGCCTCGGAAAGCCGGCCGCAGCCGGCCGCGCCGCGTCGGGTCGGGGGCGGCCTGCTCGACCCGGGGCAGCTCTGGAAGTCGCTGCCGAGCGCGGTGCGCAAGCTCGACCCGCGCACGCTGTGGCACAACCCGGTCATGCTGATCGTCGAGGTCGGCGCGGCCTTCACCACCGTCCTCGCGATCACCGACCCGTCGACGTTCGGCTGGTTGATCACGATCTGGCTCTGGCTCACCGTCATCTTCGCGAACCTCGCCGAGGCGGTCGCGGAGGGGCGTGGCAAGGCCCAGGCCGCCGCCCTGCGCCGGGCCAAGACCGACACCGTCGCCCGCCGGCTCGTCGGTTGGCAGGCGGGGCGGGCCGTCGAGACCGCGACCGTGGAGGACGTTCCCGCGCCGCGGCTCGCGCAGAACGACATCGTCGTGGTCGAGGCGGGGGAGCTCATCCCCGGCGACGGTGACATCGTCGAGGGCATCGCCAGCGTGGACGAGTCGGCGATCACCGGTGAGTCGGCGCCGGTGATCCGTGAGTCCGGTGGCGACCGGTCCTCGGTCACCGGCGGGACGAGGGTGCTCTCCGACCGGATCGTCGTCCGGATCACCCAGAAACCGGGCGAGAGCTTCATCGACCGGATGATCGCCCTGGTCGAGGGGGCGAACCGACGGAAGACGCCGAACGAGATCGCGCTGAACATCCTGCTGGCCGCACTGACCGTCATCTTCCTGTTGGCCGTCGCCACGCTGCAGCCGTTGGCGATCTACGCGAAGGCGCAGCAGCCGGCGCTGCCGGACAGCTCCACCCTGACCGGCGACGGGATCACCGGGATCGTGCTCGCGTCCCTGCTGGTCTGCCTGATCCCGACCACGATCGGCGCGCTGCTCTCCGCGATCGGCATCGCCGGGATGGACCGGCTCGTGCAGCGCAACGTGCTCGCGATGAGCGGCCGGGCGGTGGAGGCCGCCGGCGACGTCAACACCCTGCTGCTCGACAAGACCGGCACCATCACTCTGGGAAACCGGCAGGCCAGCGCGTTCATCCCCGTCGGGGAGGTGCGCGAGACGGAGCTGGCGGACGCCGCCCAGCTGTCCTCGCTCACCGACGAGACCCCCGAGGGCCGTTCGGTCGTCGTGTTCGCCAAGGAGCGGTACGGCCTGCGTGAACGCACGCCGGGCGAGCTGACGCACGCGACGTTCGTGCACTTCACCGCCCAGACCAGGATGTCCGGCGTCGACCTGGCGCCCGAGCCCACGCACGGCGCCGTGCCCGCCGACATGGTGCCCGCAGACATGGTGCCCGCAGACATGGTGCCCGCCGGCGCGGCGGGCGGACGGCGGGTGCGCAAGGGGGCCGCCAGCGCGGTCACCCGCTGGGTGCGGGAGAACGGCGGCCAGGTCCCGGCCCAGGTCGGCGAGGTCGTCGACGGCATCTCCGCCTCCGGCGGCACCCCGCTCGTCGTCGGCGAGGTCATCGACGGGCCGGCCGGCCCGGCCGCGCGGGTGCTCGGCGTCATCCAGCTCAAGGACGTCGTGAAATCCGGCATGCGGGAGCGCTTCGACGCCATGCGCCGGATGGGTATCCGCACCGTGATGATCACCGGGGACAACCCGCTGACCGCGAAGGCGATCGCCGACGAGGCGGGTGTCGACGACTTCCTCGCCGAGGCCACCCCGGAGGACAAGCTCGCGCTGATCCGCCGAGAGCAGGCGGGCGGCAAGCTCGTCGCGATGACCGGCGACGGCACCAACGACGCGCCCGCGCTCGCGCAGGCCGACGTCGGGGTGGCGATGAACACCGGCACGTCGGCCGCCAAGGAGGCCGGCAACATGGTCGACCTCGACAGCGACCCGACGAAGCTCATCGAGATCGTCGAGATCGGCAAGCAGCTGCTCATCACCCGCGGGGCACTGACGACCTTCTCCATCGCCAACGACGTCGCCAAGTACTTCGCGATCATCCCGGCGATGTTCGCGGGCGTCTACACCGGCCTGGACCGGCTCAACGTCATGCGGCTGGCCAGCCCCGAGTCGGCGATCCTCTCCGCGGTCATCTTCAACGCCCTCGTCATCGTCGCGCTGATCCCGCTCGCGCTGCGCGGCGTGCGCTACACCCCCGCCAGCGCCTCGAAGCTGCTCAGCCGCAACCTCTACGTCTACGGCCTCGGCGGGATCGTCGTCCCGTTCGCCGGTATCAAGGTCATCGATCTTCTCGTCCAGTTCATCCCGGGAGTGGGCTGA